The Staphylococcus carnosus genome has a segment encoding these proteins:
- a CDS encoding ABC-F family ATP-binding cassette domain-containing protein has product MKMESYKIEHLHKSYADKVIFDDLHLSVSEHERIGLVGINGTGKSTLLKVIAGLDDDFEAEVNCPNQYRIRYSSQKQDLNEDKTVLDEVLSADTTAVKIIKNYETAVQKYSETQSDADFQKMMNAQEAMDQAEAWDYSAEVKTILSKLGINDTAQSVKALSGGQQKRVVLAKTLIEQPDLLLLDEPTNHLDFDSIKWLINYVKQYPHTVLFVTHDRYFLNEVSRRIVELDRGKLRTYPGNYEDYIVMRAENEQIEQQQNQKQRALYKQELSWMRAGAKARSTKQQARINRFSDLESQVKNQTTKDTGQLNLAHSRLGKQVFELEDLSKSIEGKTLFEHVTQIIQNGQQIGIVGPNGAGKTTLLNILAGEDTDYSGVVKIGQTVKTAYFKQTDERLDRDIRVIDFLREESEVAKEKDGTTVSVTQLLERFLFPSSTHGKKVYKLSGGEQKRLYLLRLLVHQPNVLLLDEPTNDLDTETLTILEDYISTFGGTIITVSHDRYFLNKVAQEFWYVHDGQIERIIGNFEDYEVYKEEQEKAKEAAKQLPKQVKERQRKGLSYKEKREYETVMERIEEAEIRLEEIEQEMVDASDDYTKIQTLNSEKETLESQYDQDMTRWSELEELKEQ; this is encoded by the coding sequence CTGAAAATGGAATCATACAAAATAGAACACTTACATAAATCTTATGCAGATAAGGTGATATTTGATGACTTGCACTTATCTGTTTCAGAACATGAGCGAATCGGTCTTGTAGGTATCAATGGGACAGGAAAAAGTACGTTGCTGAAAGTAATTGCAGGATTGGATGATGATTTTGAAGCAGAGGTTAATTGTCCTAATCAATATCGCATACGCTACTCTTCGCAAAAGCAAGATTTAAATGAGGATAAAACGGTGCTTGATGAAGTACTGAGTGCGGATACTACTGCAGTAAAGATCATTAAAAATTACGAAACAGCTGTGCAAAAATATAGTGAGACACAAAGTGATGCTGATTTCCAAAAAATGATGAATGCACAAGAAGCAATGGATCAAGCAGAAGCTTGGGATTATAGCGCAGAAGTGAAGACAATCTTGTCTAAATTAGGAATAAATGATACTGCACAATCTGTAAAAGCATTATCAGGCGGACAGCAAAAGCGTGTTGTTTTGGCAAAAACACTGATTGAACAACCAGACTTACTTTTATTAGATGAACCGACTAACCACTTAGATTTTGATTCAATAAAATGGCTTATTAATTATGTAAAACAATATCCGCATACAGTATTGTTTGTAACGCATGATCGATATTTCCTTAATGAAGTATCAAGACGGATTGTTGAACTAGATAGAGGAAAATTACGCACTTATCCAGGCAATTATGAAGATTACATTGTGATGCGTGCTGAAAATGAACAAATTGAACAACAACAAAACCAAAAGCAGCGTGCTTTATATAAACAAGAATTGTCTTGGATGCGTGCAGGTGCTAAGGCGCGTTCAACGAAACAACAAGCTCGAATTAATCGTTTCAGTGATTTAGAATCACAAGTCAAAAACCAAACAACAAAAGATACAGGACAACTTAATCTTGCACACTCTCGTTTAGGAAAACAGGTGTTTGAACTAGAAGACCTTTCTAAATCAATTGAAGGGAAAACACTTTTTGAGCATGTCACACAGATTATACAAAATGGGCAGCAAATCGGTATTGTGGGACCGAATGGAGCTGGTAAAACTACGTTGCTTAATATTTTAGCAGGAGAAGATACTGACTATTCAGGAGTAGTGAAAATCGGACAAACTGTAAAGACTGCTTATTTTAAACAAACTGATGAACGATTGGACAGAGATATACGTGTTATTGACTTTTTACGCGAAGAAAGTGAAGTCGCAAAAGAAAAAGACGGGACAACCGTTTCAGTTACGCAATTGTTAGAACGATTTTTATTCCCAAGTTCAACACATGGCAAGAAAGTCTATAAACTTTCAGGCGGTGAACAAAAACGTCTTTATTTACTAAGATTACTCGTTCATCAACCGAATGTTTTACTATTAGACGAGCCTACGAACGATTTAGATACAGAAACGCTGACTATTCTTGAAGATTATATTTCAACATTCGGCGGCACCATCATTACTGTGAGTCACGATCGTTACTTCTTGAATAAAGTAGCACAAGAATTCTGGTATGTACATGATGGTCAAATTGAACGGATTATCGGTAATTTTGAGGACTATGAAGTGTACAAAGAGGAACAAGAAAAAGCAAAAGAAGCGGCTAAACAACTACCTAAGCAAGTAAAAGAAAGACAACGTAAAGGGTTATCTTATAAAGAAAAACGTGAATACGAAACGGTTATGGAAAGAATTGAGGAAGCAGAAATACGTCTCGAAGAAATAGAACAAGAGATGGTAGATGCAAGTGATGATTATACAAAAATACAAACGCTTAATTCTGAAAAAGAAACTTTAGAATCGCAATACGACCAAGATATGACAAGATGGAGTGAACTTGAAGAATTAAAGGAACAATAA
- the ltaS gene encoding polyglycerol-phosphate lipoteichoic acid synthase LtaS, producing the protein MSLQKKKISIFGFFILTLITLSLKTYFAYYVDFSLGVKGLVQNLILLMNPYSLIALVLSVFLFFKGKKAFWFMFVGGFLLTFLLYANVVYFRFFSDFLTFSTLNQTGNVESMGGAVSASFKWYDFVYFIDTIVYLFILVFKSKWLSTRAFSKKFVPVVMAVSVALFFLNLAFAETDRPELLTRTFDHKYLVKYLGPYNFTIYDGVKTIQNNQEKALASEDDLTKVLNYTKQKQTQPNPEYYGVAKKKNIIKIHLESFQTFLINKKVNGKEVTPFLNKLSSGNDEFRYYPNFFHQTGQGKTSDAEFTMDNSLYGLPQGSAYSLKGSNTYQSLPAILDQKEGYNSNVMHGDYKTFWNRDQIYKHFGIDKFYDATYYDMSPNNIENLGLKDMPFFKASADYQSKMKQPFYSHLITLTNHYPFTLSSEDADIEKPNTGDSTVDGYVQTANYLDRSLEQYINELKEKGLYKNSVIIIYGDHYGISENHNKAMEKLLGEDITPAKFMDLNRTGLWMKIPGKPGGVDHTYGGQVDVMPTLLHLVGIDSKNYLMMGTDLLSKDHSQLVPFRNGDFITPKYKYVNGKAYDNKTNQPLTKEPADLQKNKQQVEKDLEMSDNVLNGDLFRFYKNPDFKKINPSKYQYKTGPKGSEQK; encoded by the coding sequence ATGAGTCTGCAGAAAAAGAAAATAAGTATATTCGGCTTTTTTATACTCACGTTGATTACGTTGAGTTTAAAAACTTACTTTGCTTATTATGTTGATTTTTCTTTAGGAGTTAAGGGATTAGTACAAAATTTGATTCTATTGATGAATCCATACAGCTTAATCGCATTGGTATTAAGCGTATTCTTATTCTTTAAAGGTAAAAAAGCATTTTGGTTTATGTTTGTAGGTGGTTTCTTACTCACATTCCTACTTTATGCGAACGTTGTTTACTTTAGATTCTTCTCAGACTTCTTAACGTTCAGTACTTTGAACCAAACAGGTAATGTTGAATCTATGGGCGGAGCAGTATCAGCTTCATTTAAATGGTATGACTTTGTTTACTTTATTGATACAATCGTGTACTTGTTCATTTTAGTCTTTAAATCTAAATGGTTAAGCACTCGTGCATTCAGCAAAAAATTTGTACCAGTGGTAATGGCGGTTTCAGTTGCATTGTTCTTTTTGAACTTAGCATTTGCTGAAACAGATCGTCCAGAATTGTTAACACGTACATTTGACCATAAATACTTAGTGAAGTACTTAGGACCATACAACTTCACAATTTATGATGGCGTTAAGACTATTCAAAACAACCAAGAAAAAGCACTTGCATCTGAAGATGATTTAACTAAAGTTTTAAATTATACAAAACAAAAGCAAACACAACCTAACCCGGAATACTACGGGGTTGCTAAAAAGAAAAATATTATCAAGATTCACTTAGAAAGTTTCCAAACTTTCTTAATCAATAAGAAAGTAAATGGTAAAGAAGTTACACCTTTCTTGAATAAATTATCATCAGGCAATGATGAATTCAGATATTATCCAAACTTCTTCCACCAAACTGGTCAAGGTAAAACATCAGATGCAGAGTTTACAATGGATAACAGTTTATATGGTTTACCACAAGGATCTGCATATTCATTGAAAGGTTCAAATACTTACCAATCATTACCAGCTATTCTTGATCAAAAAGAAGGTTATAACAGTAACGTAATGCATGGTGACTATAAAACTTTCTGGAACCGTGACCAAATCTATAAACACTTTGGTATTGATAAGTTCTATGATGCAACATACTATGACATGAGTCCTAATAACATTGAAAACTTAGGATTGAAAGATATGCCATTCTTCAAAGCATCAGCAGATTATCAATCTAAAATGAAACAACCGTTCTATTCACATTTGATTACATTAACAAACCACTATCCATTCACATTGTCATCTGAAGATGCTGATATCGAAAAACCAAACACTGGTGATTCAACAGTCGATGGATATGTACAAACAGCAAACTACCTTGATAGATCATTGGAACAATATATCAATGAACTTAAAGAAAAAGGTCTCTATAAAAATTCAGTAATTATTATTTACGGCGACCACTATGGTATTTCTGAAAACCATAACAAAGCAATGGAAAAATTATTAGGTGAAGACATTACTCCAGCGAAATTCATGGACTTAAACCGTACAGGTTTATGGATGAAAATACCTGGTAAACCAGGCGGCGTTGATCACACTTACGGTGGCCAAGTAGACGTTATGCCGACATTGTTACACTTAGTTGGTATTGATTCTAAAAACTACTTGATGATGGGTACAGATTTATTATCTAAAGATCATTCACAATTAGTACCATTCAGAAATGGTGATTTCATCACACCGAAATATAAATATGTAAACGGCAAAGCGTACGATAACAAAACAAACCAACCGCTTACAAAAGAACCTGCCGATTTACAGAAAAATAAACAACAAGTCGAAAAAGATTTAGAAATGAGCGATAATGTACTCAATGGTGACTTGTTCAGATTCTACAAAAACCCAGACTTCAAAAAAATAAACCCATCAAAATATCAATATAAAACTGGTCCGAAAGGTTCAGAACAAAAATAA
- a CDS encoding biotin-dependent carboxyltransferase family protein has product MTIIIEDPGLFSSFQDFGRQGYEHDGVIPGGALDFLAHEVANRLVANDKNEATLEMTMKMARIRFTEPTLIALSGGNFKAWTQNMRILPNKLYLVEKGDVLQFAESNRTSRVYLAIGGGVELEEWLDSTSTDFLSKIGGYEGRKLQAGDAINMKRDYTQRHMKLFDNLKHTHKTNWGVDGYALSFNYMSDMFHVVLNKGSEDFDEDTLNRFTRGEYKVTSKANRAGMILEGEPVKAYYEDMPPHQSVKRGTIQVKRDGSPIILLNDHYTLGSYPQIGTIASYHLTKLAQKPQGSRLKFQYIDVYTAEDNLMKYSSWVQQLFHGIEYRMMQEMQK; this is encoded by the coding sequence ATGACAATCATCATCGAAGATCCGGGTCTATTTTCAAGCTTCCAAGATTTTGGTCGCCAAGGCTATGAACATGACGGTGTGATTCCAGGCGGAGCACTTGATTTTCTAGCTCATGAAGTAGCTAATCGACTGGTAGCGAACGATAAGAATGAAGCAACACTAGAAATGACAATGAAAATGGCACGAATTCGTTTTACAGAGCCGACTTTGATAGCATTATCCGGAGGTAATTTCAAAGCTTGGACTCAAAATATGCGTATTTTACCCAATAAACTCTATTTAGTTGAAAAAGGAGACGTATTGCAATTTGCTGAATCTAATCGTACTTCACGCGTTTATCTAGCAATCGGCGGGGGTGTTGAGTTAGAAGAATGGCTTGATTCAACATCTACTGATTTTTTATCAAAAATAGGTGGATATGAGGGACGTAAATTACAAGCAGGCGATGCGATTAATATGAAACGCGACTATACTCAGCGTCATATGAAGTTGTTTGATAACCTTAAACATACGCACAAAACCAATTGGGGTGTGGATGGTTACGCTTTATCATTCAATTATATGTCTGACATGTTCCATGTCGTATTAAATAAAGGCTCCGAAGATTTTGATGAAGATACATTAAATCGTTTTACGCGGGGAGAATACAAAGTAACAAGCAAAGCAAACAGAGCGGGAATGATATTAGAAGGCGAACCGGTAAAAGCATATTATGAAGATATGCCGCCGCATCAATCTGTAAAAAGAGGCACGATTCAAGTGAAACGTGATGGTTCTCCGATTATTTTGTTGAATGATCATTATACTCTAGGCAGTTATCCGCAAATTGGAACAATTGCGAGTTATCACCTTACAAAGCTTGCGCAAAAACCTCAAGGCTCTAGATTGAAATTTCAATATATTGATGTCTATACGGCTGAAGATAACTTGATGAAATATAGTAGCTGGGTTCAGCAATTATTCCATGGAATTGAATATCGTATGATGCAAGAGATGCAAAAGTAA
- the pxpB gene encoding 5-oxoprolinase subunit PxpB, with translation MKIYSQGDQAIVVSVEKEVTQDTTEDLLALRSYLIEQDYPFITEIVPTESDMMIVYDARSMIKHHHIKSPFQYMKELLQSIKIEVKHGESVNMPTEIPMIYGGEYGPDLEDLLEFYNLDKEEFIKLHSQKTYFVSMMGYSPGFPYLTGMNERLYINHTVDGKKFIPAGSVILEGKKCGIVTTDTYGDWIVIGYTPVKLFDPSKEDFTLLKLGDTVRFKPTDSDFEKIGGEA, from the coding sequence ATGAAGATTTATAGTCAGGGTGACCAAGCTATTGTGGTTTCAGTTGAAAAAGAGGTTACACAAGATACGACTGAAGATTTATTAGCGTTGCGTTCTTATTTAATTGAACAAGATTATCCTTTTATTACTGAAATCGTTCCGACAGAATCAGATATGATGATTGTATATGATGCAAGAAGCATGATTAAACACCATCATATTAAGTCGCCGTTTCAGTATATGAAGGAATTGCTTCAATCTATTAAAATTGAAGTTAAACATGGTGAATCAGTTAACATGCCGACTGAAATTCCTATGATTTATGGTGGCGAATATGGTCCGGATCTAGAAGACTTGCTTGAATTTTATAATTTGGATAAAGAAGAATTTATAAAATTACATTCTCAAAAAACCTACTTCGTTTCAATGATGGGTTATTCACCAGGTTTTCCATATCTGACAGGAATGAATGAACGTTTATATATTAATCACACAGTGGATGGAAAAAAATTCATTCCAGCAGGCTCAGTCATTTTGGAAGGGAAGAAATGCGGTATTGTGACAACAGATACATACGGTGACTGGATTGTAATCGGATATACACCTGTTAAATTATTTGACCCTTCAAAAGAGGACTTTACGTTATTGAAGTTAGGGGATACAGTCCGTTTTAAACCTACTGATTCAGATTTCGAAAAGATTGGGGGCGAAGCATAA
- a CDS encoding aminotransferase class IV translates to MYLFETMRVEAGDIPRNIYHTKRIANSAEQLNFQFNKKEWDNYLDNICQQHTEGLWRLKVMLGQDGTLTHQIVKLPDKQQFSARFECIDAQFPDWQYTNKTSEREHVTHDHETDTVLYYDTNGKILEFDIGNVVVEESGNWYTPPFENDFLKGCMRQALLDEGKLQLRSYQLDELNEKLKRGRAQIFLINSLREVADIQINL, encoded by the coding sequence ATGTACTTATTTGAAACAATGCGTGTTGAAGCTGGTGATATTCCGAGAAATATATATCATACAAAAAGAATAGCAAATTCAGCTGAGCAATTAAATTTTCAATTTAATAAAAAAGAATGGGACAACTATTTAGACAATATATGTCAACAACATACTGAAGGATTATGGAGATTGAAAGTGATGTTGGGTCAAGATGGAACATTAACACATCAAATTGTAAAATTACCTGACAAACAGCAATTCAGTGCACGATTTGAATGTATCGATGCTCAATTTCCTGATTGGCAATACACGAATAAAACCTCTGAACGAGAACATGTAACACATGATCATGAAACTGATACGGTACTTTATTATGATACAAATGGAAAGATTTTAGAATTTGATATTGGAAATGTTGTTGTAGAAGAATCGGGGAATTGGTATACACCGCCGTTTGAAAATGATTTTTTAAAGGGATGTATGCGCCAAGCATTATTAGATGAAGGAAAATTACAGCTTCGTTCATATCAATTAGATGAATTGAATGAGAAGTTAAAACGTGGAAGAGCACAAATTTTTCTTATAAATAGCTTGAGAGAGGTTGCCGATATTCAGATTAATCTTTAA
- a CDS encoding chorismate-binding protein: MLAKFNFRYYEDEAEYKDYQFDFTAIKTQCVAYSLEDVKKVLDFAEQYQEKGNYVALYLPYEAAPAFNSDMEVNFSKESSNIYAAAYVFDSPSKSNELHNKQSDSQTKLDFKFRLPDDMLQAHIQAVQQAIVEGNTYQVNYTTRLYDEIRLPITDLYVHLTRHAHGNYTVLLDTAELQVASISPELFFQKGRFKEQENVVLSKPMKGTMPRGHNEADDHMLYEKLMYSSKDRAENVMIVDLLRNDIARIAKPGSVKVYQPFHIEVYETVYQMTSMVVGTMKENTSLVSLFEALFPCGSITGAPKINTMRYIKQLEEIPRHVYCGTIGLLLPNGKAIFNVAIRTVQYINGRAMYGVGAGITIDSNPEAEVAEFKSKTKILEQ, translated from the coding sequence TTGCTAGCTAAATTTAACTTTCGTTACTACGAAGATGAAGCAGAATATAAAGATTATCAATTTGATTTTACTGCTATAAAAACCCAATGTGTTGCTTATTCATTAGAAGATGTTAAGAAAGTGCTTGATTTTGCAGAACAGTATCAGGAAAAAGGAAATTATGTAGCACTATATTTGCCATATGAAGCAGCACCTGCTTTCAACTCTGATATGGAGGTGAATTTCTCAAAAGAGTCATCAAATATTTATGCAGCAGCCTATGTCTTTGATAGTCCCAGTAAATCGAATGAACTGCATAATAAACAATCCGATTCTCAGACAAAACTAGATTTCAAGTTTCGTCTGCCAGATGACATGCTGCAAGCACATATACAAGCAGTTCAACAAGCAATCGTAGAAGGTAATACATATCAGGTTAATTATACAACGAGATTATATGATGAGATTCGATTACCTATTACTGATTTATATGTACATTTAACGCGGCATGCACATGGAAATTATACAGTTTTATTAGATACAGCTGAGTTGCAAGTTGCCTCAATCTCTCCGGAACTTTTTTTCCAAAAAGGGAGATTCAAAGAACAAGAAAATGTTGTTTTGAGCAAACCGATGAAAGGAACAATGCCTCGCGGTCATAATGAAGCGGATGATCATATGCTTTATGAAAAATTGATGTATTCTTCAAAAGACCGTGCTGAAAATGTGATGATAGTAGATTTATTAAGAAATGATATAGCACGGATTGCAAAACCAGGTAGTGTGAAAGTTTATCAGCCTTTTCATATTGAAGTTTACGAAACAGTTTATCAGATGACGAGCATGGTGGTTGGAACAATGAAAGAAAACACATCTTTAGTATCGTTGTTTGAGGCATTATTCCCTTGCGGTTCTATTACGGGTGCACCTAAAATCAATACGATGCGTTATATTAAACAATTAGAAGAAATACCGCGTCATGTTTACTGCGGCACAATTGGTTTGCTGCTCCCGAATGGCAAAGCAATATTTAACGTGGCAATTAGAACCGTTCAGTATATAAATGGTAGGGCAATGTATGGAGTAGGAGCAGGTATTACAATTGATTCTAATCCTGAAGCTGAAGTAGCAGAGTTTAAATCAAAAACGAAGATATTGGAGCAATAA
- a CDS encoding anthranilate synthase component II — translation MIIMIDNKDSFTYNIVDYLTVESESEIKVLDSKELTLSQLKAMQPSALVISPGPGRPSDYPVLRQILEEYEKKIPILGVCLGFQFLIEHYGGNIVPNFRPVHGHTTCITNTGEGIFEGLPTSFEVMRYHSLMADAESVPNVLKVTATNDENIVMGIQHKQYPIYGVQYHPESILSEYGHEQIRLFLQKAGEIVAS, via the coding sequence ATGATTATTATGATAGATAACAAAGATTCATTTACATATAATATAGTAGATTATTTGACTGTTGAGAGTGAGAGTGAAATTAAAGTGTTAGATAGCAAGGAATTGACATTGTCTCAATTAAAGGCAATGCAACCTTCAGCACTAGTTATTTCTCCAGGACCAGGTCGTCCGAGTGATTATCCGGTTTTGCGTCAAATTCTCGAAGAATATGAAAAGAAAATTCCGATATTAGGTGTTTGTCTAGGCTTCCAATTTTTAATTGAACATTATGGAGGAAACATAGTGCCTAATTTCCGTCCTGTACACGGGCATACTACGTGCATTACAAACACAGGCGAAGGTATATTTGAAGGTTTACCGACTTCATTTGAAGTAATGCGTTATCACTCATTGATGGCAGATGCTGAAAGTGTGCCGAATGTTTTAAAAGTCACAGCCACAAATGATGAAAACATTGTGATGGGAATCCAGCATAAACAGTACCCGATATATGGTGTTCAGTATCATCCAGAATCTATTTTAAGTGAATATGGACATGAACAAATTCGGTTGTTTTTGCAGAAAGCAGGTGAGATTGTTGCTAGCTAA
- the queC gene encoding 7-cyano-7-deazaguanine synthase QueC, translated as MASHTLDDNKALVVFSGGQDSTTCLFYAKEKFEEVELVTFQYGQRHDTEIEVAKKIADEQGLKHHILDMSLLSQLTPNALTQHNLEIEQTDDGVPNTFVPARNLLFLSFAGALAYQIKARHIITGVCETDFSGYPDCRDDFVKSMNVTLNLSMDKNFVIHTPLMWLDKKETWALSDQLGVLDYVRNQTLTCYNGIIADGCGECPACKLRARGLNAYLEEKGVK; from the coding sequence ATGGCATCTCATACACTTGATGATAACAAAGCACTGGTTGTTTTCAGCGGCGGTCAAGATAGTACAACATGTCTTTTTTATGCAAAAGAAAAGTTTGAAGAAGTTGAACTCGTTACATTCCAATATGGACAACGACACGATACAGAAATAGAAGTAGCAAAAAAAATTGCAGACGAACAAGGATTAAAGCATCATATTCTTGATATGTCCCTTTTATCACAACTCACTCCTAATGCTCTCACACAACATAATTTAGAAATTGAACAAACTGACGATGGCGTTCCAAATACATTTGTACCTGCTAGAAATTTATTATTTTTATCATTTGCTGGTGCTTTAGCATATCAAATCAAAGCACGTCATATTATCACTGGTGTTTGTGAAACTGATTTTTCAGGATATCCAGACTGCCGTGATGACTTCGTTAAATCCATGAATGTGACATTAAATTTATCTATGGACAAAAACTTTGTCATCCATACACCATTAATGTGGCTAGATAAAAAAGAAACATGGGCTTTGAGCGACCAGCTTGGTGTATTAGATTATGTTCGCAATCAAACACTAACTTGTTATAACGGAATTATTGCAGACGGCTGCGGTGAATGTCCTGCTTGCAAACTACGTGCACGCGGCTTAAATGCTTATTTAGAAGAAAAAGGAGTGAAGTAG
- the queD gene encoding 6-carboxytetrahydropterin synthase QueD — MLQQIYPSVSHPYAFELNKDFHFAAAHYIPCEDAGKCVRTHGHTYFVNLTIVGNELDHSGFLINFAYLKKQIHEQFDHYLLNDLPQFKDKMPSTEIVAQTIYKMTEEILEKQPNHPKCAQVYLRETPSSYVVYKGKEFRYG, encoded by the coding sequence ATGTTACAACAAATTTACCCCAGTGTTTCTCATCCCTACGCGTTCGAATTAAATAAAGATTTTCATTTCGCAGCAGCGCACTATATCCCTTGTGAAGATGCAGGTAAATGTGTGCGCACGCATGGTCATACTTATTTTGTGAATTTGACAATCGTTGGTAATGAACTCGATCATAGCGGTTTCCTAATTAATTTTGCTTATTTAAAAAAACAAATTCATGAACAGTTTGATCATTATCTATTAAATGATTTACCTCAATTCAAAGATAAGATGCCTTCAACCGAAATTGTTGCACAAACTATTTATAAAATGACTGAAGAAATATTAGAGAAACAACCTAATCATCCAAAATGTGCGCAAGTATACCTTCGTGAAACACCTTCTAGTTATGTTGTTTATAAAGGTAAGGAGTTTCGTTATGGCTAA
- the queE gene encoding 7-carboxy-7-deazaguanine synthase QueE encodes MAKIPVLEIFGPTIQGEGRVIGRKTMFVRTAGCDYHCSWCDSKFTWDGSAKDQIEMMTAEEIYHQLKEVGGDYFNHVTISGGNPALIKGIQELVDLFEDKNIETALETQGSRYQPWMRQINDLTISPKPPSSGMKPNLEILDDVIAQCVLESLNLKVVIFEDKDFEFAKEIHHRYPSIPFYLQVGNPYLEDEVENHTERLLKRYENLVETVMVSSEMNDVYVLPQLHTLLWSNKKGV; translated from the coding sequence ATGGCTAAAATACCAGTATTAGAAATTTTCGGTCCTACAATCCAAGGTGAAGGCAGAGTAATCGGACGTAAAACAATGTTTGTACGAACTGCAGGGTGCGATTACCACTGTAGCTGGTGTGATTCTAAATTCACTTGGGACGGGAGCGCAAAAGACCAAATTGAAATGATGACTGCTGAAGAAATTTATCATCAACTCAAAGAAGTTGGTGGCGATTACTTTAATCATGTCACTATTTCAGGCGGCAATCCTGCTTTAATCAAGGGGATTCAAGAATTAGTTGATCTTTTTGAAGACAAGAACATTGAAACTGCTTTAGAAACCCAAGGTAGTCGTTATCAACCTTGGATGCGTCAAATCAATGATTTAACAATAAGCCCTAAACCACCTAGTTCAGGTATGAAACCTAACCTAGAAATATTAGATGATGTCATTGCACAATGTGTGCTTGAATCTTTGAATTTGAAGGTAGTCATATTTGAAGATAAAGATTTTGAATTCGCAAAAGAAATTCATCATCGTTATCCTAGCATCCCATTCTATCTTCAAGTCGGCAATCCTTATCTAGAAGATGAAGTTGAAAACCATACTGAACGTTTATTAAAACGTTACGAAAATTTAGTGGAAACCGTAATGGTCAGCAGTGAAATGAATGATGTGTATGTATTACCTCAATTACATACACTCTTATGGAGTAATAAAAAAGGTGTTTAA
- a CDS encoding GlsB/YeaQ/YmgE family stress response membrane protein, producing MGFIVMLIVGGLIGWLAGAILGKDIPGGIIGNIIAGIVGAWLGSAIFGHWGPSFGGISIFPALIGTIILVAIVSFIFGAMRKRK from the coding sequence ATGGGATTTATAGTGATGCTAATTGTCGGTGGCTTAATCGGTTGGTTAGCCGGCGCAATCTTAGGTAAAGATATTCCAGGTGGAATTATCGGTAATATTATCGCAGGTATTGTAGGTGCATGGTTAGGTTCAGCTATTTTCGGACATTGGGGTCCTAGTTTCGGCGGAATCTCAATCTTCCCTGCATTAATCGGTACAATTATTTTAGTAGCCATTGTATCATTCATTTTTGGTGCAATGCGTAAACGTAAATAA